The DNA sequence CTGGCATGTTTAGCGAGAAGCCCCAGCTGCCGTGGGTGTACTACGGCGGGGGCCACCCCGACCCTGAGGTGGGCCGCTACGCCACGGCCAATGGGGGGCCCCTGCGCCAGCCCACTGCCGTGGGCCACTCCTACGGGTTTGAAGCTTGGGCCTCCAACGACTTGGTGGCGTTCCAATCGGGTCTCATCGCGGCCTTCGGCACCAACACCAGCTCCGGCAACGTGTCGGTGAAGCTGCCAGCCAACAAAGTGCCCACGGCATTGGCCGTGACGAGCAACAACGAGTTTGCACTGGTAACGGTGTGGGACACCGATGCCCAAAAGGGCCAGGTAGCCGTACTGGCCCTGGGCACGGGCAACAGCTTCTGGACCGACTGGGCGGCCGTGTACCCGGGCTTGCGCAACCGCGGGCTGTTCACGTTCATCAAGCTGATGGGCTACGTAGACCTGCCCGCTGGCGTGACGCAGCCCACCGAAATCTCTGCTTCGACGGACTTCGCGGCTTCCTTGGACGCGTACCAGGGCTGGATGCGCTCGCCCGACGGCAACGACGGCCGTTACACGGAGGAGAAGCTCACGCTCACCAACGAAACCAATCGCCAGAGTTTCGTGAGTGGTACTAACCAAGGTCGCTATTCCAAAGCCGGGTTCGCCGTTGTTATCAGCAAGGCCGAAAAGAAAGCCGTATTCCTGGACCTGAAGCCTTTATTTGACCAGGTGCGGACGATGTACTTCACCACGGCCAGCAACTTCAACCAAACCCGCAACGTGGGCCAGCGGGACAACCAGTGGCCCTTCCCCTTCTCCGTGACGCCGTCGGCGGCCCCCGTAGTGGTGAAAACCGTGGATCTGGACCAGACCCCCACGGCGGTGCGCACCAGCGTGGCCCCGGGCGTAAATCAAGCCTACGTGGCCACCCAAGACGGCACCCTGCATCTGTTTAGCGTTGGCGGCTACGGCACGGCCAGCGGCGGCACGCCCTCGGCCATTGCCGAGGTGGGCAGCGTAGCCGTTGGGGCCAACCCCACCAGCATCGCCTACTGCAAAAACAAGTTCTACGCGACGCCTACTCTGGGCACCCAGCTCATCGTGGCGGTGCGGGGCGAGCGCGCCATTAAGTGGGTGAAGCTGACCGGCAACTCGGCCAGCGTGTTCAAAACCCTGCGCGACACGCGGTTGAAAGATCCGGTGTGGGTGGAAGACAACGACAACCACGGCACGCAGTCATCCATTATAACGGTGGCCGACTATGGCGGCAAGCAAGTATCCAACTACCGCTACGGGCCCATTATTTACTACACCAACGGCAACACTACGTTTGGGATGGGGGCCGATGGCCAAGCCGAGTTTGAGTTCGGCGGCAATTACATGGTGGCCGGCTACCCGTTCCAGCTGGCCGGTACCAACGTGCCGTAGGTGACTGACGGATAGTACACTGCTCCATAAAAGAACGGCCCGGCTTCGCAGATGCGAAGCCGGGCCGTTCTTTTTGCCGGTGCCTAGGGCCCCGGGGCCCTACTTGCCCGTCACTTTGAACTCGGTGCGGCGGTTGAGCTGGCGGCCGGCCTTGGTGGCGTTGAGGGCCACGGGGCGGGTGTCGCCGTAGCCAGCGGCGGCCAGGCGGGCGGCGGCCACACCGTGCTGGGTGAGGTAAGCCACCACGGCCTGGGCGCGGCGCTGGCTCAGGTCCTGGTTGGCGGCGGGTTTGCCCACGTTGTCGGTGTGGCCGGCCATTTCGAGCCGCAGGGTGGGCTGCTCAGCGAGCAGCTTCTGGAGGCGTTCCAGCTCGGCGGTGCTTTCGGGGCGCAGGATGGCCTTGCCAGTGTCGAAGAAGATGTTGTTCAGCACGATGACCACGCCCACCTCCAGCTTTTTCAGCGGCATGTCTTTGATGACTTCGGCGTAGGCGGCTTCGGTGGGTAGGTCGAAGTTTTCGGAGTGGAACAGGTAGCCGTCTTGCCGCACCACGATGCCGTAGTTGGTGCCCGAGGGCAGGCTCACGAGGTATTTGCCCGAGGTAGCGTTGCTATGGAAAGTGGCAATCACCTGGTTCAAATTATTGTCCACCAAGTCGATGACGGCTTCCAAAGGCTGGTGCGTGGCGTCATCCGTCACGGTGCCCTTGAGGATAGTGACGCGGGCCGTGGCCACCGCTACCGGCGGCGAGAGCAGGGTGCGGGCCACCGGGGCGAGGCGCGAGGCCAGCAGCTGGCTTTCCTCGCTGAGCACGGGGGCCTTCTCGGGGCCCAAAAACGTGACGCGGTAGATGTCCTTGCCGCCCTGCCCGCCCGGCCGGTCCGACGAATAATACCCATGCCGGCCCGAGGCCGAGGTCACGAAAAATACGTCGTCGTCGGGCGTATTGATGGGCCAGCCCAGGTTCTCGGGAGCACTCCACTGGCCGTCGGTCAGCGTCGATTTGAAGATGTCGTAGCCGCCCATCGAGTTGTGGCCCTCCGAGGAGAAGTACATCGTCCGGCCGTCGGGCATCATGAATACGCCCTCCTCGCCGTAGGGCGTGTTGATGGCGGCGCCCAGGTTTTCGGCGGGCCCCTTACCCTCCAACTCAATCTTGTAGATGTCGCGTCCGCCGCGCCCGCCCTCGGGCTTGTCGCTCACGAAGTATAGGTAGCGCCCGTCGGGCGAGTACGAGGCCGACGACTCGTGGTAGCGCGTGTTCACGCGGTTGCCCAGGTGCAGGGGCTTGCCCCAGGCCGCGCCCTTGAGGTTCGACTCGTTGAGGTCGCCGCCGTTTTCATCGGCGTATACCAGCAGGCGCTGGCCGTCGGGAGCCAGGGCCACGGTGGCGTCGTGGCCGTCAGTGTTCACCGGGGCCCCCAGGCTGGCAGCCGGGCGCCAGTGCTTGCCCTGCCAGGCGGTCTGGTAAATGTCCTCGTAGTAGCTGTCGCCGTCGGGGTCCTTTCTGGCGTTGGGGCCCCCGGGGCGGCGCGAGGTGAAGAGCAGCGTCGATTCGTCGGCTGATACTACGGGGCCATAGTCGGAAAAAGACGAGTTGATCTCCGGCCCAGCGTTGTCGACGAACACGCGCACGGGGTGCTGTTGCAACTCCTGGCCGTTGCGGCACTCGCGCAGGCGGCGTACCAGGTCGTCGGCCGTCACGGTCAGGGCCCCGTCGGCGGCGCGCTTGCCGCCGCCCATCGGCGTGGCGCGCTGGTATTCCTTAATAGCCTCGGCCCACTTGGCGTTCAGGTGCAGGGCGCGGGCCAGCAGGTAGTGGGTGCGCGAATCGTCGGCCGGGGCCAGGGCCTGGGCACGCTGCAAGTAGGAGAGGGCCAGGGTCTTGGTACCCGAATGCAGGTAGCAGTCACCAATTCTCGCGTTGAGCGCCGCGTTGTCGGGGTTGAGCCGCTGGGCTTGCAGGAAGTGGGGCAGGGCTGCGCCGTAGTTGGCCGGGTCGGTGGCATAGGCATCGTCGCCGGTCCGCAACTCACGCAGCGCATCTTTCAGTGCGTCCTTGTCGCCCCCAAATTTCCCCTTGGTGAACTCCACGCTCTGGGCGTGGGCGGCGGTGGCGGTCAAGCCGCTCAGCAGCAGCGCCGCCTGGGTAATAGCACGTATCATATAATAGAGCTGCTATTATTTGAAAATGAAAAGTTTATAATTTAGAACGTCATGCTGAGCGCAGTCAAAGCATCTCTACCGCAGCAGTAATTGGTTACTCAGCGGTAGAGATGCTTCGATTGCGCTCAGCATGACGTTTTTTTGTAAATATTTGATTTTGAACTGATAATAAGCCTGCTGGATAGCCTCTTTACAGCGGAAATCAACGGCTACTTGTCGGTCGGTACTTCGGCGGCGTCGCCTGGGCAGCCGGCGGCCGCAGCGTAGTCGTTGCCCACGGCCAGGCCCAGGGCGGCGGCTTGGTGCCAGTCCTGGCAGGCTTCGTCGGCTTGGCGCAGCATTTCGCGGGCGTGGCCGCGGTTGAGGTAAGCCTCGGCGTACTGGGGGCGGAGGCGCAGGGCCTCGGTAGCGTCGGCGTTGGCCTTGGCGTAGTGCTCCAGCTTCAGTTCGGCGGCGGCACGGTTGTTCCAGGCGTAGGCGTACTTGGCGTCGAGGGCGATGGCGTGGTCGTAGTCGGCCAGGGCCCCGGCGTAGTCCTTGTTCTCAAATCGGGCGTTGCCGCGGTTGGTGAAGGCCAGCGGGTTATCGGTTTTCTGGGCTAGGTAAGCGTCGTAGTCGGCCAGGGCCCCGGGCAGCTGGCCGGCGCGGCGCTCGGCAGCGGCGCGGTTCAGCAGGGCCGGCAGCAGGGTGGGCTGCAAGGCCAGGGCCTTGGTATAATCCTGCACGGCGGCGGGCCAGTTGGCCATCTCCAGGTTGGCGCTGGCGCGGTCGTGGTAAGCGTAGGCGTAGGTGGGGTCCGCCTTCACAGCCCCGTCAAAATCATCGCGGGCGGCCTGGTACTCGCCCTTCTCGAAGCGCAGCACGCCGCGGTTGTACCAGGCCGGGGCGTAGGCGGCGTTGGCTTGCAGCGCGGCGCCGTAGTCGGCCTCGGCCGCGGGGCCCTCGCCGGCCGCCTCGTGGGCCTGGGCCCGGCCGAAGTAGTGGGCGTAGGCCCCCGGCTCCAGCTTTAGGGCTTGGTCGTAGTCGGCCACGGCGGCGGGGTAATTCTTGAGGGCCAGGCGGGTAGCGGCGCGGTTGGCGTAGGCGGGCGCGAAGTTGGGCTTGGCCGTCAGGGCCTGGTTGAAGCTAGCCAGCGCCGCCGAATAGTTCTGGGCCGAGTAGTTGGCCAGGCCGGCATTGTAGGCTCTTTCGGCCAGTTGCCGGCCGGGCAGGGTGCTGGCGCGCACGCTGTCGACCTGGGCCCGGGCCGGCGCAGCGGCCAGCAGCGCCGCGCCGAGGCCCCAAGCGAGGAGGGTAGAAGTTCGTGGCATAAAAAGCAGGGGCTAAGTGGAAACGGACTGCTAACGTTGCTACGAAGGTAAGAGAGTTTTGCTAATTGCACATTTTAAACATTATTTGACTTATTGCAAGATTTTTAATGGTATTTAACGGATGCTGGTCTGTCAAGGGGGTAGGTGTTAGTAGTTCGTCTTTAGTGAAGCAATTGGGTCGTTCTGGTGTTCGCCTCACCCCCTGGCCCCCTCTCCGAAAAGGAGAGGGGGGATTAATTTTAGTGCTAAAAATTTAGTTTCCACAAGATTAAATCTATAAACTTGCCCCCGCTCCTTTTCGGAGAGAGGGCCAGGGGGTGAGGCGAACACCAGAACGATCTAACTGCATAACGTCAGGTCTTGAGTGAAGCCCTTGGCTGGCAATGGGTAATTGTTGCCAACTTGCCACTGGGGGCCCTTGGGGCCCCGCTACCGCCGGCCCGCCGCCAAATGAAGCCGTCGAGTACGTAGTGAGTACTTTGGGGCAGGGCCAGCAGCGGTACCAGCCAGGCCCGCTACGCCGCGCGCGACACGTCGGGCAGCGCCTGGAACCAGCTAAATACCGCCGCGTGCTCGCCCCACACCAAGCCGTCCCACAGCTCTTCTTCGAGGTAGGCAAACAGGCCAATCAGCCCTAGAAATGCCAGCCAGCCGTACTTGCCGGCCCAGGGGCCCCGGCGCGGCACCGGGGCCCCTGTGGCCGCTGCCGGCCGCCCCTGCCACACCAGCGCCAGGTACGGCACCCCGTGCAATACCACGTTCAGCAGCGTAAACGCCAGGTCGCCGTTGCACCACACAATGCCTACATACCACAAGACGGCGGTGCCCGCCAGCAGCAAGTTGCGCGGTACATTAAAGGTATGGGTGCGGCGCTAGCGCCACAGCCCGCGCCCAGCATAGGCCAGTAATAGGGCTCCGTACAGGGCCGTGGCCAGGTGCCGCCCCAGGGGCCAGTCGCGCTCCAAAAAGTCGTCGTCCACAAACCAGTTGAAGTTGCGCGGCGGCGACAAGTGCCAGTACATCAGCGGGTATAGTGTGGCCGCGTAGATGCTAGCCGTGGCCAGCCACGCGCCTGTTGCGGGGCCCTCGCGCCGGGCGTACAGCCGCAAAAAACCCGTACTGCTGCCGGACCGCCAGGTAGGCCAGCGCCCGCCAAAACCACAGCCCGCCCGCGCTGTGCATCGCCACGCCCGCCGCGTAGCAGGCCAGCGGCGCCACCCACAGCAGCGTGCGCCGTTCGCGCCGCCGCACGGGGTCGAAGTAAGTCTGAAACAGCGTGCCGTAGACGTGCGTGCGCCACGTCGATGAACAGTACCAGGCTCACTCAGGCCAGCAACGGCGACTCGCCGGTGGCGCGGTGGCGGGCGGGTAACACCAGCACCACCAGCAGCGCCACAAACGGCGGCGCCAGAACCAGGGCCCCATCGTAGCGGGCCGAGCGAATCCAGGGCTCGGAAGGAGCAAGGGTGTTCACGAGAAGAAATTGCGCAAAAATGGCCAGCTGAAGTCCACGCTACATTCAGGTGGTCCCCACTATCTCTTGCGCGGCCCGGATGCCCTGGTAAAAGGCTTCCTCAAAAATAGAAATACCGCTAAAATCGGTGTGGGCGAAGAAGATGCGGCTCCGTACCGGCTGCTGGGCGGCGGACTGGTCGGGGCCTCATAGCAGGCCGGGCGTGGGGGCTACTATACCGTGGCCCCATACCCAGAGGTCGGCCCGCTGGAGGTAGGGCGTGACGCCAGGGTGGTAGGTTTCGAGCTCGGCCACCACGCGTGGTAGCCACTGCGCGTAAGGGGTTTGGTAGGCGCGGCGGCGGGCCAGGTCGGGGGCCTCGTCGGTGAGGCGCCAGTAGAAGGTAATGACTTTGGGGCCCCGGTGTCCTGGGTCAGGTCCTGCTAGTTGGCGTTAATGTAGCCCAGCGTGGCGCTGCCGTAGCGCACGTTGTCCCAGCTTAGGGGGCGCCCGGGGTCTCGCGCAGGTCCGTAGGCCAGCGTGTTGGTTTGCAGTGGGGTAGAGGCCTGGCGGCGCAGGTGCTCGGCCAGGAAGTGGTTGCCTTCGGGCCAGGTTAGCACGTCGCCGCCGGTGGCGTTGTGGGCGCGGCCCTTGCGGCAGGCGAAGTAGTGCAGCTCGGCCCAGGCCGACACCTGTGCGGCGGAAGCCTCGTAGTCGTCGCGGTAGGTGTAATTGAGGTACCAGCGCAGCGGCGTGGCCGAGTAACCTTCCTGCATGAGGTAGTCAGCGAAGGAAATCCGGTCGAGCTGGCGGAATGCTCCGTCGGCCGACGACGCATCAAGCGTGATACGGAAAGCGTTGTGGCCCACCGCCGTTTTCAGGCGTTCCACCAGCCGGAAAAACCGCGCCGTTTGGGCCTGCTCGTTGGCCGAGAGGCCCACGGCCGGTACCAGCCCGTCCTGCCAGTGCCCGTTGATGCTGAGACGCTCATCGGGCGCAGCGCAGAGGTGGTAGTCGCTGTAAATGGGCATCTCACCGGGCGTGTAGTCGGTGAGGGTACCGGTTTCCTTCAGAAAATCGAGCAACTCGCGGTTGCGCACGTCGGGCACGGGCAGGTAGTGGGCCCCCCAGGGGTAGGCCGAAACTGGGTTGTGGCCGGCCGCCGCGTTGCCGCCGGCGTTGCCGTCCAGCTCCACCAACAGCGTGTCCGTCAGCCCCTGGCGGTGCACTGCACTTCGTAGCTGCGCCCGGCCGGCTGAATTATCGTCCAGTGCCCATTGAATTGCGCGAGCTGCACGTAGTCGCCGGTGGCGGGCTGGTACAGCTGGTACTCCGTCCACTCGTAGCGCGGGTGTTGGGCCTCGGCGCGGCGCACGTAGCCCACCACCCGGCAGGCGTGCCCGGCCAGCACGCCCGGCGTGCCCACGGGCAGCACCCCCAGGCCGGCGGGCACTTTTCGATACTTGCCAAATAGCTTCGGGGGCCTTGCCGCGGTACTGGAAGTAGCTGTGGCAGTGGGGGCAGGCGTAGTATTCGCTGCCCGCCACGTCGTAGTACGTGATGTTTTGCCGGCATGCCGGGCAGGTGAGCTGGGCCGACGGCGCGGCGCTGGCCGGGGTGGGCGCGCTCATCGGCATACCTCGGTTTTGGCCTGCTCAGTGCCTTCAAAAAAGGCCAGCGTGGCCACTTAAATCCCGCGCACCGTGGCCGAGTTGTCGCGCCGAAAGATTCGACAGGAACACGTCGAATGTGGCCAGGCCGTGCTCGGGCCAGGTGTGCAGGCTCAGGTGCAACTCAGTGAGGGCCAGCAATACCGTGAAGCCGCCGTCGGCGGGAAAGGCGTGGTAGGTTTTGCCCATCTTCTCCAGTCCGAAGCGCCGGATTTCCTCGTTGAAGAACGCGCGGCAGGCGGCCGCGTCGCGCAGGGCCGGAGGCCCCGAAGGTGGCCAAAATGTGCAGGCCGGGCAGGTAGGCAGGTATGAGCGAAGGAAAGCAGAATTGCGGCCCGCAAGATAGCCGCGGCTGCGGCGCTTCATGCAAGCGCAATTTGGTAATGCGCCGCGGCTGTTCCTACCTTTAACCCGTTTCACGGTTATATTACATTGGCAATAGATTCTTTATGATTTCGTTAATGATTGATCGGGAAATATTATCATTTAATAACACTGCGGGCCAAGTCTACTACCATCCTGCGGGCTACGTGCGCCTGGCCTGGGGCGCCGGCCGCGTGCCGCTCGACGTGGTGCAGGCGTACTATGAAAAAGTACTGGCCGTGCTGATCACCACCGGCGCCCGTAAAATTTTGTCCGACCACGGGCAGCGCGCCCCGTTGCTGCCCGCGGCCCAGCAGTGGCTCACCCAAAACTGGATTCCACGGGCCATGGCGCAGGCCCGCACCCGGCACTGCGCCATCGTGGAAGGCGCCGACCCAGTGCACCGCCTCTCCACCGAATCGGTGGTGATGGCGGCACCCAAAGAGTTTGTATTCAAGCGGTTTGCCAGCACGGCGGCGGCCGAAACCTGGCTGGCAAAGGTAGCGCTCTGACGTGAGGACCCTTACCCGGCCACGGCGCCGTTGCGCAGCAGCGGCCGCCGCAGGGTGGTCCCGTCGGCGGCGGGCTTTTCGGTGGCTTCCTCGTCGCCGAGCAGCAGGCCCCAGGGCCGGAGCGACTCGATGCGGTCAAAAATGATTTTCAGGATGGCGATGACCGGTAGGGCCAAAAACATGCCCGCCACCCCGCCCACGGCGTTGCCCACCAGCACCCCCACGATGGCCACCAGGGCATTGACCTTGATCTTGGAGGCCACGATGCGCGGGATAAGAAAGTGGTTGTCAACGAACTGAATGAGCATGTACACCACTACCACGCCCGCTGGGTAGCCCAGCCCGTCCTTCGTGACGAAGGCCATGAGCACCGGCAGCGCAATGGCCGCCAGGCCGCCCACGTACGGAATGAAGTTGAGTAGGGCCCCCAGCACGCCCAGCAGCAGCGCGTACGGGATGCCCAGCGCCAGCAGGGCCCCCACGTTGAGCACGGCCACGATGCTGCCTTCAATGAGCAGGCCAATCATGTAGCTTTGGATGGCAGCTTTGCTCTCGTGCAGCACGTCGGCTACGCCAGTGCCCGGCTTCCGCCCCGAAAATACTTGGGTGAGGAAGGTCACCAGCCGCTTCTGGTACAGAAACAGTAAAAAGATGTACACCGGCAGCAATGTGGCCACCACCAGCAGGCCCGATACGGCCGTGAGCGTGCCCCCGGCCAGGCCCGCTGCCCGGCTGCCGGCCTCGTTGAGGTAGCCCATCAGCTTCTGGTTGGTGATGCCGAAGCGGGCGTTCAGCCATTGCTCCACTACCTGGGCCGTGTGGAAGAATTTGGCCTTGAATATGGGCATCTGCCCCGACAATTGCGTGGCTTCCAGGTAAATAAAATAGAGTAAGGCCAGGAGCGCCGCCACGCCCAGCACCACCGTGAGGGCAATGGCCAGCAGCGGCGGTACCTTGCGCCGCAGCAGCCACTGCTCGATGGGATGCAGCATAATGGCAAAAATGGCCGCGAAAAAGATCGGGAAAATAAGGTCCGCGGCAATGTGCAGCGTGAACACCACCAAGGCCAGGCCCAGCAGTATCAGCGGCGCCTTCACGTAGAGGGGAAATTGCAGTTCTTTGGGGTCGTCGGGCATGGTGCGGAAGAAGCCGGGTAGTTGATGCGCGCATCTACGGCTGCTGGCAAAAATTGTCTGAAGGTAAAGATTTTATGGATTCAGTGGGCTGCCCTCGTGGTTGCCTGGGGCCCCAAAGCAGCCGTAGGCGCGGCCCGTGCCGGGGCCGCCCTTGCCTAAATCTAGCCGCTCAGGGGCCCGCTTCGGCTAACGTTCTTCCTGGCCGGGGCCCCACTGGGTTGTTCCGCACAACGGCTGCTACCCAATCCGAGCTTGTTTTGCCCGGCCTGCCCGCTGCTTCGGGGGTAGAAACTGCGGGCCCCACGGCCTGCGCCATTGCTGGCGATGCCCCGTTCCGCTACGCCCCCGACGCCGCCGCGCCGGCCCCCACGGGCCGGGTGCAGCTCTGCGCAACGGCTGCGGCAACCGCTGGCCCAAGGCCCCCAAGCCCGACCAGAAGGGCCCGGCCAGGTGCAGCAACCCCGGGCCCTCAACCTGGCTGCCCTTTACGCTGCGGCCCAGGCGGTACCGCTGGCCGGCGCGCCCCGCAACATCGAGGCCGCCGCGGCCACCGGCACCGAGCTGCTGCTGCTGTTACAGCGCGGGGGCGGGGCCGCGGCGCTGCGGCTGCTGCTGGCCGCAGTGCTGGTCCACCTGGGCGGGCTGGGGCCCCCGCCGCGCAGGGGTTCCGGCTACCAGTAATCGAGGGTAGCCCGGCGGGGTCTTCTGGCGTGGCGTTCGCTGGGGCCTGCTTGTGTGGGCGGCTTTGGTAGAAAACACTGCGGGCCCCAGGCGCGACGGCAACGCACTGAGGGCATTCGTAGGCGGGCCTAATTTAGCCGCTGGCCTGGCCGAATTGACCCGCCCTGCCTGGGCCGACGGCCGCACCTACCGCGGCTAATTGAAAGGCCTGGCCCTGCGGCCGCGCCGGCCCGGCACGCTCCTCTACGCTGCTGCCCGTGGCCGGCAACGACCAGGGCGGCCGCTTGGCCCTGGTGGCTACAGCTGAGCGCACGGGCCCCCGCCAGGGCCCCGC is a window from the Hymenobacter nivis genome containing:
- a CDS encoding RICIN domain-containing protein, which encodes MAKISNYSHWAAAIGLFLVAGVAKAQFVLGSYYRITSQISGKSLDVSGVSMQNGAVLHQWDYVGGANQQWQLVDAGGGYYKLMARHSGQCLDVGGASQQNGAPLLQWPDNGQDNQRWHIDALANGGYTLTAKHSGLMMQVAGGGQTNGVAVQQGTAQACATAAAVQATGATGSVLNIAPVAMPGSVAALTTGRLIAYPNPANDFVTVLLPSGDRPTDPLAMYDALGRLVPHAALETDGRLAVGQLPGGTYSLAVGQGAQQLRQRLLVAHEGTAATGQTAQPVVAQSALVAKGAVTYSLAAATLAVGSACAQGWQIEEVGAAFNAPVVPPVANAPISTGTDLATYQQLARNYSSATGMNYRYGSASTVSDGSLPTQYKPSDTFYDNQGNGKGWYFQLGNVDYSKNDYSSNIAQVLHVADNSADAGVDAIQQILMGAGMFSEKPQLPWVYYGGGHPDPEVGRYATANGGPLRQPTAVGHSYGFEAWASNDLVAFQSGLIAAFGTNTSSGNVSVKLPANKVPTALAVTSNNEFALVTVWDTDAQKGQVAVLALGTGNSFWTDWAAVYPGLRNRGLFTFIKLMGYVDLPAGVTQPTEISASTDFAASLDAYQGWMRSPDGNDGRYTEEKLTLTNETNRQSFVSGTNQGRYSKAGFAVVISKAEKKAVFLDLKPLFDQVRTMYFTTASNFNQTRNVGQRDNQWPFPFSVTPSAAPVVVKTVDLDQTPTAVRTSVAPGVNQAYVATQDGTLHLFSVGGYGTASGGTPSAIAEVGSVAVGANPTSIAYCKNKFYATPTLGTQLIVAVRGERAIKWVKLTGNSASVFKTLRDTRLKDPVWVEDNDNHGTQSSIITVADYGGKQVSNYRYGPIIYYTNGNTTFGMGADGQAEFEFGGNYMVAGYPFQLAGTNVP
- a CDS encoding OmpA family protein; translation: MIRAITQAALLLSGLTATAAHAQSVEFTKGKFGGDKDALKDALRELRTGDDAYATDPANYGAALPHFLQAQRLNPDNAALNARIGDCYLHSGTKTLALSYLQRAQALAPADDSRTHYLLARALHLNAKWAEAIKEYQRATPMGGGKRAADGALTVTADDLVRRLRECRNGQELQQHPVRVFVDNAGPEINSSFSDYGPVVSADESTLLFTSRRPGGPNARKDPDGDSYYEDIYQTAWQGKHWRPAASLGAPVNTDGHDATVALAPDGQRLLVYADENGGDLNESNLKGAAWGKPLHLGNRVNTRYHESSASYSPDGRYLYFVSDKPEGGRGGRDIYKIELEGKGPAENLGAAINTPYGEEGVFMMPDGRTMYFSSEGHNSMGGYDIFKSTLTDGQWSAPENLGWPINTPDDDVFFVTSASGRHGYYSSDRPGGQGGKDIYRVTFLGPEKAPVLSEESQLLASRLAPVARTLLSPPVAVATARVTILKGTVTDDATHQPLEAVIDLVDNNLNQVIATFHSNATSGKYLVSLPSGTNYGIVVRQDGYLFHSENFDLPTEAAYAEVIKDMPLKKLEVGVVIVLNNIFFDTGKAILRPESTAELERLQKLLAEQPTLRLEMAGHTDNVGKPAANQDLSQRRAQAVVAYLTQHGVAAARLAAAGYGDTRPVALNATKAGRQLNRRTEFKVTGK
- a CDS encoding tetratricopeptide repeat protein, with product MPRTSTLLAWGLGAALLAAAPARAQVDSVRASTLPGRQLAERAYNAGLANYSAQNYSAALASFNQALTAKPNFAPAYANRAATRLALKNYPAAVADYDQALKLEPGAYAHYFGRAQAHEAAGEGPAAEADYGAALQANAAYAPAWYNRGVLRFEKGEYQAARDDFDGAVKADPTYAYAYHDRASANLEMANWPAAVQDYTKALALQPTLLPALLNRAAAERRAGQLPGALADYDAYLAQKTDNPLAFTNRGNARFENKDYAGALADYDHAIALDAKYAYAWNNRAAAELKLEHYAKANADATEALRLRPQYAEAYLNRGHAREMLRQADEACQDWHQAAALGLAVGNDYAAAAGCPGDAAEVPTDK
- the speD gene encoding S-adenosylmethionine decarboxylase; amino-acid sequence: MKRRSRGYLAGRNSAFLRSYLPTCPACTFWPPSGPPALRDAAACRAFFNEEIRRFGLEKMGKTYHAFPADGGFTVLLALTELHLSLHTWPEHGLATFDVFLSNLSARQLGHGARDLSGHAGLF
- a CDS encoding AI-2E family transporter — translated: MPDDPKELQFPLYVKAPLILLGLALVVFTLHIAADLIFPIFFAAIFAIMLHPIEQWLLRRKVPPLLAIALTVVLGVAALLALLYFIYLEATQLSGQMPIFKAKFFHTAQVVEQWLNARFGITNQKLMGYLNEAGSRAAGLAGGTLTAVSGLLVVATLLPVYIFLLFLYQKRLVTFLTQVFSGRKPGTGVADVLHESKAAIQSYMIGLLIEGSIVAVLNVGALLALGIPYALLLGVLGALLNFIPYVGGLAAIALPVLMAFVTKDGLGYPAGVVVVYMLIQFVDNHFLIPRIVASKIKVNALVAIVGVLVGNAVGGVAGMFLALPVIAILKIIFDRIESLRPWGLLLGDEEATEKPAADGTTLRRPLLRNGAVAG